CTATCCTACGTGGAGGACGGGGATGCGCAAAGCCTTCAAGTACCGCCTCTACCCCACCCAACCCCAGGCCAAGGACCTGGAGCGCACCCTAGACCTCTGCCGCCACCTCTACAACGCCGCCTTGCAGGAGAGGAGAGAGGCCTACAAGAAGGCGAAGAGAAGCGTGTCCTTCTCCGAGCAAACG
The Thermus sp. LT1-2-5 genome window above contains:
- a CDS encoding helix-turn-helix domain-containing protein gives rise to the protein MRKAFKYRLYPTQPQAKDLERTLDLCRHLYNAALQERREAYKKAKRSVSFSEQT